The genomic window TGTTGTTTGAGCGTTTGCAAGATTAGCTGCTGCAAAACAAATTAAGATTAATAATAGTTTGTTTTTCATATTTAAAGTGTTGGTTTTTATATAAACAAGTAAAAGAAGTTATTATTATTCATTAGATTATTAAATTTTAGACTACAGTTTTGCTCCTCCTGCAATCATTACATTCTCTAAATGATCCCAATATATACTAAATTGTGCATCACTTATCTTCATCTTTTTAAAAGGGATTGATAATTTATTATTATACTCTTTTGTATCTTCATGGTAAACACAATCTTCCTTAAAAAAAATAGTTATGGCTCCTATCCATGTTCCTTCGTTAGAGGACGCATTAGTTCTGCCTAAATTGTTAATGTTTGATATACAACTTAATGGAAAATAAGATTTGCTTACCGTTTCACCGACTTTTACTTCAATAAAATCGTTATTCAATTCATATTTATTTTCATAATGTTCAAGAATAAAATGATTATCTGTAAATTTTATACGGTAACCGCCCATTTTTAATTCATATTCATCACCTCCGTAATAATAATGTCTCTTTTTCTCTATATCTTCTTTTAAATAACTTGCTCCTTCACCATCTGTAAGCCAAAACAAAGAAGACCTAGCTTTTTTTTGTTCTTCAGTCAAAACTTTCTCTCCATTTTTAAATTTTATTTCTTCTTTTATTCCACCTTCTTCATAATAATACTGCCACAATCCATCTGGTTCTCCGTCAATATAATTTCCCTCAGATTGTAAATTACCATTACTGTAATAATTTTTTTCTGTACCATGATGTAAATTATCTTTGTAATGGGTAATGTATTTTAAGTTTCCTTTTTCATAATAGCCTTTACTCTCACCATGTGGCTTGCCATTTTTATAATTGTCTATTTTTTGTAGCTTTCCACTTTCATAATAACTATAGATTACACCATCCATTTTAGAATTTACTGAATTACCTTTCTTCATAATAGTTCCGTCCTCATAATATACTGTAAACTCACCATTAAGAACTATTTCTCCATCCTTAGTATTCTTGTCCTTATATGCTTTTAGTTTAATATTTCCGTTTTCATGATACAGATAGTATTCTTCAGTTTCAGAAACTTCTTTAGAGGATTGTGCAAAAAACACATTAGTAAGTAGTAGTACTGTGATTAGTAGTAGGTTTTTCATAATTATAAAGTTTAGTTTTTAGAAAAATACTCGAAAGCATTGCCTTCACTTTTTTTACTGAAGTTTACTTCTTCCTTTACCTTTCCATTGCTGCCATATACTTTCCACACTCCAACTCTTTCATCATTTTCATATGCTCCTGACATGGTTAGATGACCATCTTCTTTATCATAATATTTCCATACTCCATTTTTTTTGTCATTTTCATATGCACCTGACGTGGTTAGGTTACCATCTTTATCGTAATGTTTCCATTCTCCC from Winogradskyella sp. MH6 includes these protein-coding regions:
- a CDS encoding toxin-antitoxin system YwqK family antitoxin, whose translation is MKNLLLITVLLLTNVFFAQSSKEVSETEEYYLYHENGNIKLKAYKDKNTKDGEIVLNGEFTVYYEDGTIMKKGNSVNSKMDGVIYSYYESGKLQKIDNYKNGKPHGESKGYYEKGNLKYITHYKDNLHHGTEKNYYSNGNLQSEGNYIDGEPDGLWQYYYEEGGIKEEIKFKNGEKVLTEEQKKARSSLFWLTDGEGASYLKEDIEKKRHYYYGGDEYELKMGGYRIKFTDNHFILEHYENKYELNNDFIEVKVGETVSKSYFPLSCISNINNLGRTNASSNEGTWIGAITIFFKEDCVYHEDTKEYNNKLSIPFKKMKISDAQFSIYWDHLENVMIAGGAKL